The genomic segment AACATACTATCAATTATATCATAATTTATATTTAATTGATAATATATTAACAGTTATTTTCCACTCCAGCTAAATGTCTCTTTTTTATGTTCCAGAGCTTGGATGTATTGCCCAAGGATAAGTTTACGTTCCCAAAGCACCTCACTATATTTTTATTGATTGAAAGATTCAAAAGTCGGTGTACTCCCTTTTAAATTCCTATCTAAATCATTCGGAATCATATAAAAAAGTTTGAGCAGGTAAACCATCTTCTTAAGGTAGGTACGCTGGGTATTCTCAAAGAAAGCATTTTAGGATTATCAAACCAATTCCCTTTAGGCCAGTGATTGTAAAATTTGTCCCATTTTAAGAAATTCTCATAATAACGACCAAAATACGTGAAAAAGTCAATCGCAAAACCGAGTAATAAGTAAACAAAACGACTAATTGTTGGACTGCCCCCAAAGCGTCTGCGCTGTCTGAGATGAAAAGAAACCATCCCCTGAGGTATTAAGCATCTCATTAATTTAAAATATTCGGTCCACTTTGCTTTGCACAGAAGCTTGGAAAATTGAAGTGGTAAAAACAAAATTTCCTGTAGCCATTAACAAAAACATTTGGTTAATCGCTACTTTTGGAAAATTTCATTTTCTCTAATTCATCAAATTCTTGGTTAAGGATGGAAGTAATATCAATCTCATACTTCTTCAGAATGGTTCCCAACATGATAAGGACAAAGAGTCGTGAAATAAGATTTCGCCAAAAGGCACCTAGTATCGTCGTAAATACAATTAGGCTTTCCATCAGTAAAAGTAATCGGTTCGTTTGATGAAGCATCGTATACCGCTCATATCGCTCAAACTGATGGGCCACTTTTTGTTTAAGGAAATTTTTAAGCTTCTGTTTCGGGAGTCTCTTTTTATTCCTGAATAAAGGTGCGAATAAAAACTGAGGAATTAATTTAAAAAATGATAGACTTAAAACTCGAATATTTTTCGACTCTATCTGCTATGGATGGCTTTCCATCTCCTCATTTCCATAGTCTGTTCCATCTCATACATCTACAACTTCTGCATTTTCTTTCGTATTTTTTATTTTTGGAGGTCTTGTAATATCCACATGAATCTCCTAAAAAGAACCAGAGAATCATAAGCAGTACAATTATGAGCAACTCAAATCCCCATAAACTCAACATATATTTAAGAAATTTTCCTTTGTTAAACATCGTTTTCCTCCACAGTTAAAGAATGACAAAGACAAAAAATGAAATTATTTCCAAGGTAATTATTCAGAAAATATTATCTAAATACATAAAAAAACACCTGATGCTTTATCAAGTGTTCTTCGTTAATTTTTCCTTCCAATACATCTAGGTCAATAATAGCATAATTTTTATTCTAGATTACTTCCATTACTTAAGAATACTTTTTTGAACCAATGAAATGATTTTTTAGGAATACGCTGTTGTGTTTCATAATCCACGTAAACAGCACCATAACGTTTCTCAGTCTGACCACTTGATGCAGGAATATCAATTAACCCCCAACCCAAATAGCCAAGAACTTCCACACCATCAATGAATATTGCATTACACATCGCTTGAAGATGTTTACGATGATAGGAAATTCGCAAATCATCCTGAATTTCATTACTACCATCCCAAATTTCTTGCTGACCAATTCCATTTTCAATCGGAAAAACGGGCAGACCAAACTCATGATAAAGCTTACCAAGCATTCCTCTGAAGCCTTCAGGATCAATTGACCACCCCCACTCATTATGTACAAGTAGCGGATTGAGCCGCATTCCCTTGGTCAAATAACTATTGGGTGCATCCTCCTCTGACAATTGCGAAGCATCTAGTAAAACTGACCGATAATAAGAAAATGAAATAAAATCTGAAATTCCTCGGTTCAAAATCTCCTCATCCCCCGCTTGCCAATCCATATCAATCTCACGATTATTCACAAAAGTCAATACCTCTTTAGAATAATGACCAAAAGCATAAACATCACAAAGATTACGATTATAAAACTCATCAAATTTCCGTACATATAAATTATCTTTTGCTGATATTGAAGCAGGATAAACCTCTGTCGCTGCTAGCATTCCACCAATTTTTGCCTCAAAATTTTCATGTAAAAATTGAGTTAATTCGCAATGCGCAAGCATAGTATGATGAAAAACAGTGTATACGTCAGAAAGTGTCGATTCCTTTTTTAGGACCCCTGAATAATTCTCAAATCCATCGGCAAAATACAAATTATGCTCATTGAATACAATCCAATAATTCACACGCGGTGCAAAGCGACGCATCATTTCCTGACCAAAGCGTACAAAAGCCTCCTTGACATGACGGCTAAGAAATCCATTGTATTTTTCTGCAAGCGCTAGGGGCATATCAAAATGATACAAACAAATCATTGGCTCAATGCCGCGCGCTAGCAAATCATCAATCAGCTGACTATAAAAAGCAATTCCTTCTTCATTGAATGCGCCATCCCCATCTGGAACAATACGCGACCAGGAAATCTGAAAACGATACATATTCATATTCATCGACTTCATTAAATCAAAATCTTGTGTGTAATCATGAAAATGGTCAACCGTTACTTGCCAATCTTTGGCATTACGTCCTGCTTTATCTGTGTCATAAACAGACAAGCCTTTCCCACCTTCATTCCAGCCACCTTCTGTTTGCATTGATGACGTGGAATTCCCCCAGAAAAATCCCTTTGGCAGTTGTTTATTCATTTCTTCACCTCGTTTATTTTAAATATTTATTAAGAAATTCCAAAGAAAAGATTCTTCGGAATTTTATTTTTTTATTCAGCTACCATTTTTTCTTTCTCAATTTCGGCCTCTTCCTGCAAAAGTTGTTTATCATATCTATGTGCAAATGGTAAATAAATCAAAGTTGATTCCACTAAAGCCACTGCTTGTAAAACAGCATATTGCCAACCACCAATTAAAAAACCTGAAATAATTGGGGGTGTTGTCCAAGGCGCAGCAACTCCATTCATCGGTGGAATAATTTTCATTGCAATAGCCGCATAAGCCGTCGCTCCTACAATAGCTAGTGTTAAAAAGAATGGAACAGCCAGTACTGGATTAAGTACCAAAGGTAGTCCAAAAAGGAAAGGTTCATTAATGTTGAAACAAACCAGGTACTAACTCAACTTTACCAATTGATTTCATCTGTTGAGATTTAGCAAGAAAAATTGTGAAAATAATTAAACCAAAGGTTACACCGGAACCTGACATTTGAATAATATTATTATAAAATTCATTTGTCACAATGTGCCCACCATTAGCTAAACTTAATTTTCCTGCTTGATGAAGTTCCGCATTTTGAAAAGTATTTGGTAGTAAGAAGGATGAACTAATCGCCCCCATAATAATTCCGCCATGCACTCCAAAAAACCAAAAGAAAGGGATAAGTAAAGCGATAAGTGTAATCCCCCAAAATGAATCTCCAAGTCCCTGTAATGGTAGCTGTAACCAGTGATAGATTTCTTGCAACAAATCCGTATGTCCAACTTTGTCAAACAATCCATAAATTACTGTTGCACCAATGATAATTACTCCCGATGGAATCATTGATGTAAACTGATTTGCAACATTTGAAGGAACTTGCTCAGGCAAAGTAATCTTCCAGCCTGCTTTCATCATTGCGCTATAAGCCCAACCTGTCAAACAGCCAATAATTATCGCAGCAATCATCCCTTGACCACCTTGCCAAGTCAAGTTCAGTACCCCTGTTACTGGACTATTAAGTACCGTTTGAATAGCTTCAGGCAATTTATGAATTGCTTCTGTTGCCTGCTCTCCCGTCAAATTCCCCGCTCCTGAAGCCATCACTGCTTTTAAAGGATTATCAATAGATAATGTTTGAACAATAAAGAATGCTGACAGTGAAGTTAGACCTGCTTGCAAAGCAACATCCCCTAATCCTTCCTCACGTACATAACAATAGCCAATACCAACAGCTGCCCAAATCGCTAAAATACCAAATGACATATTGAACGCTTGACTAAAAATAGCCGACCAGCCATTATTTGACAACCAATTTGCAACAGCAGGGATTGGAACATTTGCCAAAATCAAGAAAATCGACCCAACAATGATAAATGGCATCGCATATAGCATCCCATTTTTGAGCGCTGTCATGGCTTTCGTATTAACGAATTTCATGATAGGTGGCAATAACTTATCGTTTATGAACTTATTCATAAATTAAATACCTCCATGTATTTGATAATAAAAAAATACCACATGTACTAACCGCATACAAGGGGTATTTAGGCTTTTGGCATCGGTTACATATTTTTGTCACACCTTTTTACTTTCCGTAACTTTTGATACTAGTATTTCTATTAACGCAATAACAGGCAGAGATGATGTCAAATTTTCTATAGCATCATAGTTAGAAAATATCTCCTTAAATTCATAACTAAGAGTAATATTAGAAAACTTAGATAATGTACTATCATCATGATTTGTTATCACAATTATTTTAATGTCTTTTGATTTTAACTCAATAATTGATTTAACTAATAAACTCGTTTCACCAGAAACAGACAAAATAACAACTAAACTATCTTCTCCAACACGTGCTCTAAGTGATTGGTGTAGATCAGTAATTGCGTGACTTTCCAAACCGCTATTTGAAAAATATCGTGCACCATATTCAGCCAAAGCACCTGAAGTTCCAACTCCAATAAAAATTATTCGTTTAGCATTTGAAATAAGTGCCACTGCATCCGATACTTTATATATGTATTCACTTTCAGACAGATTTCTTAAAAAAAATTCAAATTGACGAATATTCTCATGGTATTGTGTAGAGACCTTAAGTTCTCTTACCGAATTTTTTAAATGATAACAAAATTCCTTCCAGCCACTGAAACCTAACTTTTTTGTCATTCTCATCACAGTTGCAGTAGAAACATGCACAACATCTGCCATTTCTCTTATGCTCATTGTACTAGCAATAGTCTCATTTTTAAGAATATACTCAAAAATAGAGGATTCTAAATCATTAAGTGTTTGAACTTTTTCATAGTTATAATCCATCATCTACTCCCCTTTATAATTAAAATTAATAAATACTTTTATACTCAAAATAGCTTACAAGCCAAAGTGTAGAATAATTATAAATTTTTGTCAACCAAGCATCCAGAAATAAATTTAACTAAAAATTTTAGTGATGATTCACTCTATGACAGATTTTATTAAGATTGAATCGTTTATCACTGAGTTTATGCTCAGAAACGCTCACACTTCCATCATAGATTTCTAAGTAATCCTCATCAATTTCAAGAACAACATTATGACCATTGTAACGTATAGGAGCAGAGTATTTACACCCCTCAAAATTTGAAAACTTTACGCACCCGAGAATTAGGATAATCGTAAATATAGGCATTCAGAAGCTCCTAATCAAAGGGATAAAATAATATTCTATCTTCTCGCCAACGGAGTGTTCCAACAGTTTGTGATACTTCCTTATGGTTCAAATCGTCCCTAACTCTCCGAATGACTTCTTGAAGCTCAAAGAGGTATCAAACCCATGATTAAAAAGCACTCAGGTGGTCATCTGTTTTTGCGAAAACTTCCACTTTACATCTAAATCAATAATGGCCACATATTTCTGTTTATCATACCCTCGGTAGAGCAGCACTTCTTTACCAATGACTTGTTTAGCCTTATCAAAAATATCCTTCGTGCGATAGCCTGAGGCTAAAAGACCATTATTGCCTAGAGAAAAAAAGAAATTAAGATTAACAATTAATGGGAAAACACGAATAAATCTAAAAAGGAATATTCCCGCTTAACCAACTCCCCTTTGTCATACTGTTGCTGGCAATTTATAAGGCGGAATAAATTGCCAGCAAAGCATATTACAATATTATTGAAAAATAAAGAAGAGACTCAAACCTCTTTTTTATTAAATTAGATTGCGTCTCACTCTTGGGATAAAACTTCTGATCCGTTCTTCATTGAAACCAACTTGTATTTGTTTTTCATCGTGTATTATTGGAGTCTTGAGTAACGTCGGATATTCTTGGATATAATCTGTAAGCTCACGGATTGTTAATTCATTAAAATCCATCTTTCGCTTTAACTTCTGATAAGCAGAACTTCTCTCTCCAATAAGTGCTTTAGTTCCATTCTCAGTCAACTGGAGCAATCGTACAAATTCTATTTTAGTGAGTGGTTTACTCAAAAGATCAATTTCTTTAAAGCGAATTCCATGATTTTCTAGCCATCTTTTCGCTTTTTTAGAAGAGGGGCAAGATTTTCTTGTGTACAATATAATCTCATTATCTCTAGTTTTAGTACGCCCTAATAAATAATCTTCCGTACTATCTAAAAGTTCCGCAAGTTTACTTATTATTTTCATTTTGGGTTTAGCTTTTCCTTTTTCCCAAGCTGAAACTGCACCATGTCTTTTATTTAAAGCTCTCGCTATATCAATTTGTCTCAAATTTTTTTCAATTCTTAGTGTTTTTAATCGTTCCGCAAATTCTAACATTGTTTCATTCCTATGACTTCATCTCTGAAAAAGAGACTATATAAATATAGTCCCTTTCCTATTCTATTATGGAGCATCTAAAATTGTCCAAGTCACTGCCCCCTTAAAAGTGATTGCACTTCCTTGCCAAGTAGAAACTTGTTGCCTAGGATTAACATTCAAATATAACCCTGCACCAGTTGTACTATTAGCATTCAGCACATTCACTAAACTATTTTCTCCAACCGTTTGATTGTAAACAGTTGGGGCTGATGTACCTGTCAAAACAGTATCGGTTCCTAAATTATCTATGAAATGCAAAGCACCATCAAGATTTAAACTAGGAATAATCAATCCTGTTGTTGTATTATATGCAGTAAGTGCTGCAGTCTGTTGAACCGTCATACTCCAAGAGGATGGAGCAGAACGTTCGTCATAAACTGAAACATCACTACTTAGTGCTCCTCTAGAATCTACACTTTCTCCCGAAATTTCATGTGAACCAAAAGAAATTGTTTCAGGAACTTCCAAAGATAAAGTGCCAGAATAACTCATATTAATAGTATAAATATTCTTACTATCCGAAGACAAAATATAAGGCGTATGAGCAATTAAATCAGTTAACTTTGTTACTGCTGTCGCATTATTCTGTATTCCAGTAGTATCTATCGTATCATCATGTGGACCTACCAAATCAGTAACATACCAATTATTGTAAAGGGCACTTGTTGTATCAAGGACACCTCCACCTGTTGTTAATGTAGCTATTGCATTTGAAATGTCCGAATTGGAAATAGGAGACCCTACTAAACCTTGAGATAATTGAAAGCTTTGTTCTTCTGGTATTGTAATACCTTCTGGAATATCTCCTTCACTTAATTTCATCTGAATCATCGCTTTTGACGGCAATGCTTTCAAAGTAATTGTGAAGCTATTTGTACTTTGTGAGACGTCTTTAAAATATGGATTATTTTCCAAGGCAGAATGTAATATAGAGTCGTTTGAGGTATCATCACTCGTATAGATCGTACCATCTGGTCCAGTTATCGTATCAATCGCATATCCTTCTGGAATACTCGGTCTGGGATCGAAATCTAAAACTCCACCTGTCTTCCCACTTAAAGTGAGCGCCTCTGGTAACGCAGAGGCAAGACCTAAAGTTCCTTGTGCATCACTTGTGACCGCTTCTGGATTTCCCTGAGCATCTAGTACAGGATTACCCGAATGGTCTGTTCCTGGTGTTCCAACTGCATATTTAAAGTTAACTGTACCTGATTGCGGCATGGCACCAACCTGATAAGTAAAGTGTAAATCGGCATCAGCAACATTAAGTTCTTGATTCTTATACACATACGACATATAAGGCCACTTATCAAAAACATGCGAAATAGTAATTTGTCCACCAGACACTGAATAATTACCATCAGGATAAGCAACTAAAATGGACCTTACTTGATATCCTGCACCTATAGGCGTATAAGATAACCCTGGATCCACTAAGGGTTGACCTGTTACTCCTTGTTGAGTCACTACTGTTGTTGGTAAAGATGGAGGCGCCAGCCCTGGTTCATTCCCTATCCCTGGAGTGTTAGAATCATACGCATATTTAAAATCTACATAGTGATTTTTCGGTTGAAAAATGATAGTGAACTGATTTGTACACCCAGAAGGAACCACATCTGTAGCCAATGTCAAAGGATTAGCGTTTAGAGCTGCATTCAGTGTAGCCGTAACACTTCCGTATGTTGAGATCAAATATGACTTATCATCTGGACCAACAACTCCATAAACACTGTAACCATCAGGAATATTAAGAGTGGGAGCAGAAACGCTCGTTCCAATTGAACCCAATATTGAAGGAATAGCAGTTAAGGTTGGTGCCTTACCAGGGGAAGTGGGTGTAAGAGAGGGAGTCGCATAGACAATTCCTGTACCTGTACTAGTACTAATAGCTGTTGTACCTGGAGTTCCTCCAAGATATACTGATATAAATGAAGCTGAAACTGTCGAAGGCTGATAATAAACATTTATCGTATTATTCACTGGGGTTATTAGCCCCGTACTAGTGTATGAATCATTATTAGAAACTAGTACTGTTCCTACTTGTGAAGTCGACGTTGTGTTTACCGTACTGCCTGTAGAAACTCCAGAAAATGTATAACCTGAACTACTTAAATCTGGGGCTCTATAGTCATAATCATCAGAGGCTATTGCTGAACTCGTTGGACTTACAACACCAATTTTATCTCCAACATTTGCTTTAATTGTAGTATAAGGTGCTGATTGAATGACTTGACCAGTAACTGAATTGATATAATTTACTCTAATTGGTTGAGTTGCTTTAGTTGACTTCAGATATCCAGAAGAAGTTAAATAGCTCATCTTGGACCAATGTCCTCCAGTAGAACCAACTACACCAATAGATAACATCTGGTTAAGCTCGCAATCATCAAAAATTTGTCCCGTTTGCCCTGTGATATTTCCACTCGCATCAGCACCCGAACCATAGGTCATTGTTAATCTCCCTGACACTCTTCCGTTTGCTCCAACACCACTAGTTGGATTCCATTTGAGTTGAACATAGTCAGTATAAACATTCCTCCAGTTTAGTATTGAACCCGCCTGCCAATTCGCACCATTTACAGAAGCTGAAGCACTACTAGGAGCTGGAAGTAAAGTACCTCCCGAAGATGTTTCTCGGATTGCAATCATATTAGAGACATTGGGCAGTAATATACCATCAACTCCCCGTCCCACATCAGGGTCGTTATAATCAGAATTGTAATAGAAATCTCGTCCAGCAAAAATACTCTCTGGAAGCCCTGCGACTCCAAGACCTCCTCCAGTTTGTCCCCCGACTATATTCTGTGCATTTATTTTAGACAAAACAAAGCCCAAACTATCTCCAGCTGCATAATCATACGCCCAGTCAAGATCAACTTTGAACGCCCCCGTTAATATCAGACTTTGGCTGAAATCTACTCCATAATTGAAGATAGCTCCACCAGCTTGGCTAGCCTTGTCATTGATAATATTTAGCGCCCCAGCTGACCAAGATGGAGATGCTCCACCACGTCCGAAACTTGTCCAATTCCCTGCAACATCCATATCTGTTCTCGTAAATTCATGGTTCCCTGTGTCAACATTTGAATTTGGTAAAAGTGTTGTAGGAGTACCCGTCGCAGCTTTAACTGAGTAACTGCTAAAAATTAAACTTAGAGCAGGAGATAAAAAACCACCTACAAGAATAGTAAGCACACTAATGACTGTTATCTTTTTGAGTAAGTCTTTAAATTTTATCATTATCTTTTCTCCTCAAAAAGTAGTACTTCCTTCTTTAGATTTAAAAGGAAGTACTGTACTCTTATAAATTAAATAGCGTTTGTCATTGTCCATGTCACTGTTGCTGAATGAGCACCTGCTGTTTGTGAAGCTACTGGAACATAAAGCGATACTCCGCTAAATGCATCTACATAATGACCATCAAGGGCGCCCGTACTTGTGATAATTGTTTCAGGAGTGCCATCTTCTCCGAGTGTGGTATCTCCAGATGCTGTAACGCCTGTAGTACCTGTCACACCAGCACCTGATGTATTCATTAATTCACCTCCACCATAAGTAACGGTTGCACCATCCATACCAAAAGGTGTAGTGACTGCTGCTGTAATTTCATAATTAACTGCTGGTGAAGTACCATCAAGGTCATGCCAAGCAAGAATTGGAGTACCTGCATCTCCAGTTGTTCCTGCTGTCACTCCTCCTGTAAATGTAGTCGTTGCACCATCTAATGTGTGACTTCCAAAATCAATTGCTGAAGCAAAGTCTACAGCTAAGGCACCTGGTTGTGAAGGGATAACTGTAGGTGGTTCTGATGGGTCTGTTGGATTTTCTACGTCGGGAACTTCAGTAGGAGCTGTAAAGGTCACCGTATTGTCTGAAGAAGCTGTATTAATTGTATCTGCCAAAACACTAAGTGGTGAAGCTGAAGCTGCTAATACGAGAGTTGTAAGGGCTGTTGAAGATAAAGTAATAATTTTTTTCATGATATTTCTTCCTTTCTTAGTTGAAGAATATTTTATAGGGGTGTTTATTGAGAAGTAAATTTAGATTACGTCTTTCTTCTTTTGCAAAAGAAGAAAAGCTGCTATAATCATGGTAACCATACCTAGAGGAAGTAAGCTAGACTGCTTTTCTCCAGTCTTAGGAAGGCTTCCTTTAGAAATTGTAACTTGCACAGGATTACCATCTGGGGGAATTCCTGGTGCTGGTGATTGAGGAAGATTGGGATTGGCGATAAAGAACACCGACACCTGTTCTTCCACAGTACTAGCATCTGCTCTTACTGGCGGTGCTACCACAAATAAGAGAAAAGCTATAACAATAATCTTTTTCATTTTGCTCCTTTCTACTGAGTTTTATGCTTGATACCAAATATTTGATGTCAAGCATAAAACTCAGTAAAATTTTAATATTATTTTGAAAAAGTTTTCTCAGTCCTCTCTTTCTTCAGCCTCTTTTGGTCTACGCTTAAGTAAAAGGATAAAAATGAAAATTGCCAAAGCCAAGATAATAAGAACTAAGCCATAGACAAGCCAATTACTATCTTGCGCATGCTCTATAGTGACATCTTTAGCATTCAACTCCTTGGCTTCTGTTTCTGTAATCGTAAAAACTTTTGAAAATGTCCACTT from the Lactococcus allomyrinae genome contains:
- a CDS encoding glycoside hydrolase family 1 protein, with product MNKQLPKGFFWGNSTSSMQTEGGWNEGGKGLSVYDTDKAGRNAKDWQVTVDHFHDYTQDFDLMKSMNMNMYRFQISWSRIVPDGDGAFNEEGIAFYSQLIDDLLARGIEPMICLYHFDMPLALAEKYNGFLSRHVKEAFVRFGQEMMRRFAPRVNYWIVFNEHNLYFADGFENYSGVLKKESTLSDVYTVFHHTMLAHCELTQFLHENFEAKIGGMLAATEVYPASISAKDNLYVRKFDEFYNRNLCDVYAFGHYSKEVLTFVNNREIDMDWQAGDEEILNRGISDFISFSYYRSVLLDASQLSEEDAPNSYLTKGMRLNPLLVHNEWGWSIDPEGFRGMLGKLYHEFGLPVFPIENGIGQQEIWDGSNEIQDDLRISYHRKHLQAMCNAIFIDGVEVLGYLGWGLIDIPASSGQTEKRYGAVYVDYETQQRIPKKSFHWFKKVFLSNGSNLE
- a CDS encoding MurR/RpiR family transcriptional regulator, coding for MMDYNYEKVQTLNDLESSIFEYILKNETIASTMSIREMADVVHVSTATVMRMTKKLGFSGWKEFCYHLKNSVRELKVSTQYHENIRQFEFFLRNLSESEYIYKVSDAVALISNAKRIIFIGVGTSGALAEYGARYFSNSGLESHAITDLHQSLRARVGEDSLVVILSVSGETSLLVKSIIELKSKDIKIIVITNHDDSTLSKFSNITLSYEFKEIFSNYDAIENLTSSLPVIALIEILVSKVTESKKV
- a CDS encoding Mu transposase domain-containing protein, whose translation is MPIFTIILILGCVKFSNFEGCKYSAPIRYNGHNVVLEIDEDYLEIYDGSVSVSEHKLSDKRFNLNKICHRVNHH
- the spx gene encoding Spx/MgsR family RNA polymerase-binding regulatory protein → MLEFAERLKTLRIEKNLRQIDIARALNKRHGAVSAWEKGKAKPKMKIISKLAELLDSTEDYLLGRTKTRDNEIILYTRKSCPSSKKAKRWLENHGIRFKEIDLLSKPLTKIEFVRLLQLTENGTKALIGERSSAYQKLKRKMDFNELTIRELTDYIQEYPTLLKTPIIHDEKQIQVGFNEERIRSFIPRVRRNLI
- a CDS encoding lectin-like domain-containing protein, whose protein sequence is MIKFKDLLKKITVISVLTILVGGFLSPALSLIFSSYSVKAATGTPTTLLPNSNVDTGNHEFTRTDMDVAGNWTSFGRGGASPSWSAGALNIINDKASQAGGAIFNYGVDFSQSLILTGAFKVDLDWAYDYAAGDSLGFVLSKINAQNIVGGQTGGGLGVAGLPESIFAGRDFYYNSDYNDPDVGRGVDGILLPNVSNMIAIRETSSGGTLLPAPSSASASVNGANWQAGSILNWRNVYTDYVQLKWNPTSGVGANGRVSGRLTMTYGSGADASGNITGQTGQIFDDCELNQMLSIGVVGSTGGHWSKMSYLTSSGYLKSTKATQPIRVNYINSVTGQVIQSAPYTTIKANVGDKIGVVSPTSSAIASDDYDYRAPDLSSSGYTFSGVSTGSTVNTTSTSQVGTVLVSNNDSYTSTGLITPVNNTINVYYQPSTVSASFISVYLGGTPGTTAISTSTGTGIVYATPSLTPTSPGKAPTLTAIPSILGSIGTSVSAPTLNIPDGYSVYGVVGPDDKSYLISTYGSVTATLNAALNANPLTLATDVVPSGCTNQFTIIFQPKNHYVDFKYAYDSNTPGIGNEPGLAPPSLPTTVVTQQGVTGQPLVDPGLSYTPIGAGYQVRSILVAYPDGNYSVSGGQITISHVFDKWPYMSYVYKNQELNVADADLHFTYQVGAMPQSGTVNFKYAVGTPGTDHSGNPVLDAQGNPEAVTSDAQGTLGLASALPEALTLSGKTGGVLDFDPRPSIPEGYAIDTITGPDGTIYTSDDTSNDSILHSALENNPYFKDVSQSTNSFTITLKALPSKAMIQMKLSEGDIPEGITIPEEQSFQLSQGLVGSPISNSDISNAIATLTTGGGVLDTTSALYNNWYVTDLVGPHDDTIDTTGIQNNATAVTKLTDLIAHTPYILSSDSKNIYTINMSYSGTLSLEVPETISFGSHEISGESVDSRGALSSDVSVYDERSAPSSWSMTVQQTAALTAYNTTTGLIIPSLNLDGALHFIDNLGTDTVLTGTSAPTVYNQTVGENSLVNVLNANSTTGAGLYLNVNPRQQVSTWQGSAITFKGAVTWTILDAP
- a CDS encoding WxL domain-containing protein translates to MKKIITLSSTALTTLVLAASASPLSVLADTINTASSDNTVTFTAPTEVPDVENPTDPSEPPTVIPSQPGALAVDFASAIDFGSHTLDGATTTFTGGVTAGTTGDAGTPILAWHDLDGTSPAVNYEITAAVTTPFGMDGATVTYGGGELMNTSGAGVTGTTGVTASGDTTLGEDGTPETIITSTGALDGHYVDAFSGVSLYVPVASQTAGAHSATVTWTMTNAI
- a CDS encoding LPXTG cell wall anchor domain-containing protein — encoded protein: MKKIIVIAFLLFVVAPPVRADASTVEEQVSVFFIANPNLPQSPAPGIPPDGNPVQVTISKGSLPKTGEKQSSLLPLGMVTMIIAAFLLLQKKKDVI